The following proteins are co-located in the Microvirga ossetica genome:
- the ligD gene encoding non-homologous end-joining DNA ligase, with amino-acid sequence MAKLAAYRAKRDFTKTSEPAGKASRRRGASFVVQKHDASRLHYDFRLELDGTLKSWAVAKGPSLVKGEKRLAVQVEDHPLSYGDFEGTIPEGQYGGGTVLLWDRGTWEPEGDPHEGIEKGRLTFRLDGEKLQGTWHLVRMAKRPRERQESWLLIKADDSYARTEDDPDILEEAPLSVKTGRSIEEIGPAQPAKSPAKRKAPAKKAAATKSDKPAKRAAASAKPAKDDGAVDVAGVRLTHPDRVLWEDQGLTKQELAEYYLDIAEWLLPHLANRPLTLIRCPGGAEKKCFVQRHSWAGMSDFIHRTMIPDNSGEHEALSVTDIQGVVALVQSGVLEMHVWGATLSDLERPDRLVFDFDPGEGVEWPRVIEGALALRARLEAMDLASFVKTTGGKGLHVVVPLKPKAEWKDALAFTRKIAEAMAGDEPERYTTTSVKQVREGRIFIDYLRNNREASAVAPYSTRSRPGAPVATPVDWKELTPDLKPNGYTIDNIGRRLASLKRDPWADMGKIDQVLPEIRASKKKR; translated from the coding sequence ATGGCAAAGCTCGCAGCTTATCGCGCCAAGCGCGACTTCACGAAAACCTCGGAGCCGGCAGGCAAGGCCTCCCGGCGCCGCGGCGCCTCCTTCGTCGTGCAGAAGCACGATGCCTCTCGCCTCCACTACGATTTCCGTCTTGAGCTCGACGGCACCCTGAAGAGCTGGGCGGTGGCCAAGGGCCCGAGCCTGGTCAAAGGTGAGAAACGCCTCGCCGTTCAGGTCGAGGACCATCCCCTCAGCTACGGCGATTTCGAGGGCACCATTCCCGAAGGCCAGTATGGCGGCGGTACCGTTCTGCTGTGGGACCGTGGAACCTGGGAGCCGGAGGGCGACCCGCATGAGGGCATCGAGAAGGGCCGCCTCACCTTCCGCCTCGACGGTGAGAAGCTGCAAGGCACCTGGCATCTGGTCCGCATGGCCAAGCGCCCGCGTGAGCGCCAGGAATCATGGCTCCTGATCAAGGCCGACGATTCCTATGCCCGCACAGAGGACGATCCGGATATCCTCGAGGAGGCTCCCTTGTCGGTAAAGACCGGCCGTTCGATTGAGGAGATCGGACCTGCTCAGCCAGCGAAGAGCCCCGCCAAGCGGAAAGCCCCAGCGAAGAAAGCGGCCGCAACGAAATCCGACAAACCCGCGAAGCGCGCTGCCGCTTCCGCCAAACCCGCCAAGGACGATGGCGCCGTCGACGTGGCCGGCGTGAGGCTGACCCATCCGGACCGGGTACTATGGGAGGACCAGGGCCTCACCAAGCAGGAGCTGGCCGAGTATTATCTGGACATCGCCGAGTGGCTTCTGCCGCATCTGGCGAACCGCCCCCTCACGCTCATCCGCTGCCCAGGCGGCGCAGAAAAGAAATGCTTCGTCCAGCGTCATTCCTGGGCAGGCATGAGCGATTTCATCCACCGTACCATGATCCCGGACAACAGCGGCGAGCACGAGGCTCTGTCTGTCACCGACATCCAGGGCGTCGTCGCCCTCGTGCAATCCGGCGTTCTGGAGATGCATGTCTGGGGCGCGACGCTGTCCGATCTGGAACGGCCCGACCGCCTCGTCTTCGACTTCGATCCGGGCGAAGGCGTGGAATGGCCGCGCGTGATCGAAGGAGCGCTTGCGCTTCGCGCCCGCCTGGAAGCCATGGATCTTGCAAGCTTCGTCAAGACCACCGGCGGCAAGGGACTTCATGTGGTCGTGCCCCTCAAGCCGAAGGCCGAGTGGAAGGATGCCCTCGCTTTCACCCGAAAGATCGCCGAAGCGATGGCCGGCGACGAGCCCGAGCGCTACACTACGACCTCGGTGAAACAGGTACGGGAGGGCAGGATCTTCATCGACTACCTGCGCAACAACCGCGAGGCTTCGGCGGTGGCACCCTATTCGACCCGATCCCGCCCAGGCGCTCCCGTCGCCACGCCTGTGGACTGGAAGGAACTGACGCCCGATCTCAAGCCCAACGGCTACACAATCGACAATATCGGCAGGCGTCTTGCCTCGCTCAAGCGGGATCCCTGGGCCGATATGGGCAAGATCGATCAGGTTCTGCCTGAGATCCGAGCCTCGAAGAAAAAGCGGTAA
- a CDS encoding ABC transporter ATP-binding protein: protein MLSTRRIADMKDATIPEPVLSVRNLHVRFRTGDGILHAVKGIDLDINPGETVAIVGESGSGKSQTMMSVMGLLASNGWAEGSVKYRGQELVGLSPDRLNNYRGSKLTMIFQEPMTSLDPLYRIGDQLALPLTAHGGLSKAAARKRAIELLELVRIPDPARRIDAYPHEMSGGQRQRVMIAMALANNPDVLIADEPTTALDVTVQARILELLADLQKRLGMSIVFITHDLGVVRRFADRTYVMKRGEVVESGTTADIFAAPKHPYTQMLIDAEPTGRKEPVASSAPLVLEAKNVGVQFTLEKSFFGKSTHVLRAVDDVSLRVRAGETVGVVGESGSGKSTLGRAILRLQPASGLVRFEDRNLMPLDRGGMRPLRRHLQLVFQDPFGSLSPRMTAGEIVTEGLLVHEPSISRKERDRRAAQAFEEVQLDPAGRNRFPHEFSGGQRQRIAIARAMILHPKLVVLDEPTSALDRSVQKEIVELLRGLQKAHGLAYVFISHDLAVVRALSDEIMVMKSGKVVERGTAEEIFDRPHEEYTRDLIAAAFLTERDKAEAAAQPLAS from the coding sequence CGCCACTATTCCCGAACCCGTGCTTTCCGTCCGCAATCTTCACGTCCGCTTCCGCACCGGCGACGGCATCCTCCATGCGGTGAAGGGCATCGACCTCGACATCAATCCCGGCGAGACCGTCGCCATCGTCGGCGAATCCGGATCGGGCAAGAGCCAGACCATGATGTCGGTCATGGGTCTTCTCGCCTCGAACGGCTGGGCCGAGGGCTCGGTGAAGTACCGCGGCCAGGAGCTGGTCGGCCTTTCGCCCGACCGGCTCAACAACTATCGCGGCTCGAAGCTCACCATGATCTTCCAGGAGCCGATGACCTCGCTCGATCCGCTCTACCGGATCGGAGACCAACTCGCGCTGCCGCTCACCGCCCATGGCGGCCTGAGCAAGGCTGCCGCCCGCAAGCGCGCCATCGAGCTTTTGGAACTCGTCCGCATCCCGGATCCGGCCCGCCGCATCGACGCCTATCCGCACGAGATGTCCGGCGGCCAGCGCCAGCGCGTGATGATCGCGATGGCGCTCGCCAACAACCCGGACGTGCTGATTGCCGATGAGCCGACGACCGCGCTCGACGTGACTGTCCAGGCGCGCATCCTGGAGCTGCTCGCGGATCTGCAAAAGCGGCTCGGCATGTCGATCGTGTTCATCACCCACGACCTCGGTGTGGTGCGCCGTTTCGCCGACCGCACCTATGTGATGAAGCGCGGCGAGGTCGTCGAAAGCGGCACCACCGCCGATATTTTCGCGGCCCCGAAGCATCCCTATACCCAGATGCTGATCGATGCTGAGCCGACCGGACGCAAGGAGCCTGTGGCATCCAGCGCACCCCTGGTGCTCGAAGCCAAGAATGTCGGCGTCCAGTTCACGCTCGAGAAGAGCTTCTTCGGCAAGTCCACCCACGTGCTTCGTGCCGTCGACGACGTGAGCCTGCGGGTCCGCGCCGGTGAGACCGTGGGCGTCGTGGGCGAGTCCGGCTCCGGCAAGTCGACGCTCGGCCGCGCCATCCTGCGCCTGCAGCCGGCATCCGGCCTCGTGCGCTTCGAGGACCGGAACCTCATGCCCCTCGATCGCGGCGGCATGCGGCCCCTGCGGCGCCATCTCCAGCTCGTCTTCCAGGACCCGTTCGGTTCCCTCTCCCCGCGCATGACGGCGGGCGAGATCGTGACGGAAGGCCTCCTCGTCCACGAGCCGAGCATTTCCCGCAAGGAGCGCGACCGCCGCGCGGCCCAGGCCTTCGAGGAGGTGCAGCTCGATCCGGCCGGGCGCAACCGCTTCCCGCACGAGTTCTCGGGCGGCCAGCGCCAGCGCATCGCCATCGCCCGCGCCATGATCCTGCACCCGAAGCTCGTCGTTCTCGACGAGCCTACCTCGGCGCTCGACCGCTCGGTGCAGAAGGAGATCGTCGAACTGCTGCGCGGCCTGCAGAAGGCGCACGGCCTGGCCTATGTCTTCATCAGCCATGACCTCGCCGTCGTGCGCGCCCTCTCGGACGAGATCATGGTCATGAAGAGCGGCAAGGTGGTGGAGCGCGGCACGGCGGAGGAAATCTTCGATCGGCCGCACGAGGAATACACCCGCGATCTCATCGCGGCTGCCTTCCTTACCGAGCGCGACAAGGCCGAGGCGGCGGCCCAGCCCCTCGCTTCCTGA